AAGCAAATGCTGGATAATACGACAAAAATGATATTCATCACTGCTGGTATGGGTGGGGGAACAGGAACTGGTGCTGCTCCCGTTATTGCCAAGTTTGCAAAGGAGATGGATGTCCTTACCGTTGGTATCGTGACCATGCCATTTCAGTTTGAAGGAAAAATGAGATGCGATCAAGCCCAATTGGGAATTGAGAAATTAAGGAGAAACGTAGATTCGTTGATTGTCATCAATAATAATAAACTAAGGGAAGTTTACGGTAACTTAGGCTTTAAGGCTGGGTTTTCAAAAGCGGATGAAGTCTTAGCTACGGCAGCGCGTGGTATTGCAGAAGTAATTACGCATCATTACACGCAGAATATCGATTTACGTGATGCTAAAACAGTACTTTCCAATAGCGGAACGGCCATAATGGGCTCGGCAATAGCCTCTGGTTCTTCAAGAGCTAACGAGGCCATCATGAAAGCTTTGGATTCACCGTTATTAAATGATAACAAGATACAGGGTGCTAAAAATGTTTTATTGCTGATCGTGTCCGGTGCGCAAGAAATTACTATCGATGAGATAGGCGAAATAAATGACCATATCCAAGTAGAGGCTGGTTATGGTGCCAATATTATCATGGGTGTAGGTGAGGACGAAACTTTGGGAGAAGCAATTGCGGTAACGGTAATCGCGACGGGTTTTAATATTGAACAACAGGACGATATCGTAAATACAGAGACAAAAAAAATAATCCACACGCTTGAGGATGGTCAGCGCGCAGAGAAAGAGCTCTTGTCCAATAATACTACGGTGCATACTCTGGTTGTTGAGGACGAAGAAGAAAAGGCAGCTCCGGAACCAGAAACTCGCTATGAGCTTTTGGACGATGGCGATTTTGACTTGATACCTACGACCAGCTACATTAAGAATTTCAATGTTTTTTATGAAGAAGTGGTTGCAGAGAATGTTTCCGAAGATGATTTTATTATCATCGAGTCTTCCGATGCGCTCAGGAGTATAGAGGTGGTAGAGCCGGAAATATTAAAGGTCGAAGAAGAGGACGATCAATTTGCGATGAGTTTTGATATGCCTTTAAAGGATGAAGATGAGAAGGAGAACGTTATTACCTTTAGTTTGGATGATGATGTAAAGGACATGGATGTAAAGGACAGTGTTGAAATCATACCGGTGTTGGAGTACAACAAGACCAGGGAAACACGCTATAGTCTGGACGATTACATGCAATTGGAGAATCAATTGACAGGAGCTAAATCAAAAGCAGAGGAGTTTGAGCCAAAAATTATTGAGGATGAGCTCGTTTTTGAGAAGAAAACCATAGTAGATGATAATTCCACTACACATACGAATCGTGAAGTAGATCCTATGGAAACTCCTATCGAGGAGCTTTTAAAAGAAAGGGCTGACGAACGCAGAAGAAAATTAAAAGATTTCAACTATAAGTTCAAGAACAGTCTTAGTAATATCGATGAAATTGAAAAGGAACCCGCTTACAAAAGACAAGGTGTTCATTTAAACGATAATCCTAGAGAGAATAAAATCTCCAGAACAAGTTTAAGTGATGACAGTAACGATGAGATTCAGTTAAGGTCCAACAATTCTTTTCTGCATGACAATGTAGATTAGGTAATACCTTTTTAAAGAAGTTTAAACCCGAAAACAAAAGCTGTTTTCGGGTTTATTTTTTATCTTCGTGCCGCTAAAATAATATACCATGGGACTACAGAAAAAGGTAATGGAGCAAATGAAAATGGCCATGAAAGCTAAGGATACCGTTGCCTTGGAATCGTTAAGGGCCATTAAATCGGCGCTATTGTTGGCACAGACGAGTGGCAATGGTGATCTGTCCGAGGACGATGAAGTAAAGTTGGTCCAGAAACTCGTAAAGCAAAGAAAGGACAGTGCTGCTATTTTTACGGAGCAAGGGAGAGACGACCTCGCAGAACCAGAGTTAGCACAAGTAGTCGTAATAGAACAATTTTTACCAGAGCAGCTAACGGAAGAAGAAATAGAAAAGGTGGTAGTACAAACCATTGACGCTACTGGTGCTTCCGGGATGAAGGACATGGGTAAGGTTATGGGCGTGGTTTCCAAGGAACTTGCCGGCCAAGCGGATGGTAAAACAATATCCACAATTGTAAAGAATAAATTATCTTTGTAAGCTAGTGCTTACTGAAAAATAATTGGCCTCGTGGCGCAACTGAATAGCGCATCAGATTTCGGCTCTGAGGGTTGGGGGTTTGAATCCCTCCGGGGTCACGAATAAATAGTTCGATAAGAAAAAACGCCAAGCTTGCTTGAGCGTTTTTTTGTTTGAACTATTTTCAAAGCGGAGCTTTGAGGGAAAGGCGCAGCCAATCCCTAAGTAAAGACTACAGTTCATTGAAAAGATTCTCACTTAAATTTGAAAACAAAGTTTTTTTATTTTCAATCCCGAACTTTCGGGTGAAGCTTTGAGGGAAAAACGAGCTTTAGCGAAGGTAATCCCTCCGGGGTCACTACAAGAGGAGAACCACGTCATTTTTGACGTGGTTTTGTTTTTTTGAAAAGAGCAAGAACTAGTGCACTTTCTTATCAGCTACATCGTCTGGATAATTGCTATAAAGCCAAATTCTTGCTTTTTTACATTGTTCCTATTGTAAAGGTTAACGCGTTATAAAAAGCATTTGGCGAATCCTTTCGGTGAAGTTTACACTACCTTAAATCGCATTTATAAAGTTTGCTTGTGCCAAGGTTGTGGATTTGTGATATCACGGTAAAAGCTTTATTGAAAAGTCACACTTTTTAGCTAATTTAAGGGCTTATGAAGTTTGTAATTGCACCCGATAAATACAAAGGCTCCCTAACGGGATTAGAATTTTGTGAAGCGGTATCTCAAGGTCTTCGAAAAGTTTTCCCAACAGCTCTAATTAAGCATAAACCATTGGCCGATGGAGGTGACGGTACTTTGGCCATTGTACGGTATTATTTAAAAGCGGATACTATAAAAGTCTCAGTAAACGACCCTTTGTTCCGAAAAATAGAGGTTGGTTATTTATTGTCACAGGATAAAAAGACGGCTTTTATAGAAATGTCAGAAGCCTCGGGGTACAAATTACTCCACAAAAATGAGCTCAATTGTATGTCAACCACGAGCTTAGGTACTGGCGAACTCATCGTAAATGCTTTGAACAAAGGAGTACAAGAGATTATTTTAGGAATTGGAGGTAGTGCTACGACCGATGGGGGTATGGGTATTGCGGTTGCACTAGGGTATGAGTTTTTAGACAGAAATGATACTGTACTGAGCCCTATCGGAGGGAATCTCTTGAAGGTTAGTAGGATACAAAAGAAAGGTCGTCACCCAAGACTCTCGGAAGTAACTATTAAAGTTGCTTGTGATGTTACCAATCCCTTTTTTGGTAAAAAT
This genomic window from Maribacter sp. MJ134 contains:
- the ftsZ gene encoding cell division protein FtsZ, encoding MSKNSEFDNISFDLPKNQSNVIKVIGVGGGGSNAINHMFQAGINGVDFVICNTDSQALDNSPVPNKIQLGVSLTEGLGAGANPEVGEEAAMESMEDIKQMLDNTTKMIFITAGMGGGTGTGAAPVIAKFAKEMDVLTVGIVTMPFQFEGKMRCDQAQLGIEKLRRNVDSLIVINNNKLREVYGNLGFKAGFSKADEVLATAARGIAEVITHHYTQNIDLRDAKTVLSNSGTAIMGSAIASGSSRANEAIMKALDSPLLNDNKIQGAKNVLLLIVSGAQEITIDEIGEINDHIQVEAGYGANIIMGVGEDETLGEAIAVTVIATGFNIEQQDDIVNTETKKIIHTLEDGQRAEKELLSNNTTVHTLVVEDEEEKAAPEPETRYELLDDGDFDLIPTTSYIKNFNVFYEEVVAENVSEDDFIIIESSDALRSIEVVEPEILKVEEEDDQFAMSFDMPLKDEDEKENVITFSLDDDVKDMDVKDSVEIIPVLEYNKTRETRYSLDDYMQLENQLTGAKSKAEEFEPKIIEDELVFEKKTIVDDNSTTHTNREVDPMETPIEELLKERADERRRKLKDFNYKFKNSLSNIDEIEKEPAYKRQGVHLNDNPRENKISRTSLSDDSNDEIQLRSNNSFLHDNVD
- a CDS encoding GatB/YqeY domain-containing protein, with translation MGLQKKVMEQMKMAMKAKDTVALESLRAIKSALLLAQTSGNGDLSEDDEVKLVQKLVKQRKDSAAIFTEQGRDDLAEPELAQVVVIEQFLPEQLTEEEIEKVVVQTIDATGASGMKDMGKVMGVVSKELAGQADGKTISTIVKNKLSL
- a CDS encoding glycerate kinase, which codes for MKFVIAPDKYKGSLTGLEFCEAVSQGLRKVFPTALIKHKPLADGGDGTLAIVRYYLKADTIKVSVNDPLFRKIEVGYLLSQDKKTAFIEMSEASGYKLLHKNELNCMSTTSLGTGELIVNALNKGVQEIILGIGGSATTDGGMGIAVALGYEFLDRNDTVLSPIGGNLLKVSRIQKKGRHPRLSEVTIKVACDVTNPFFGKNGAAYVYGPQKGANKEEVEVLDKGLQNFAKIIAQEFGTDIQKVSGSGAAGGVGGGAVVFLNATLIPGIDLMKEIAGFDEAITNADWIVTGEGRLDSQTLSGKTIAGVLESARKQKIPVAALCGAVTLPPEQQEETGLTYVCAILRDISNLEQAVSQSKENLVAAAYNFAKLIDSK